The nucleotide sequence GGTTCGCCGGCGCCATCGCCGTCTTCGCCGTCCTCTTCTGGCTCGCCGGCGTCGACGACCTGCTCGTGCAACTCGCGGGTGCCGACCGCCGTCTCGTCGGCCTGGTCCTCCTGGCGACCCTCGGCTGGCTCGCGGCGTGGGGGCTCGCGCTCCGGGTCGTCCTCTCCGTCCTCGGCATCCAGCTGTCGGTGCCGCGGGCCCTCTTCGTGTTCACCGGAGCCATGTTCGCCAACAACGTCACGCCCTTCGGCCAGGCGGGCGGCGAACCGATCACCGCCCTCCTGATCTCGCGGGTGGCCGACACCGAGTACGAGACGGGGCTGGCCGCCATCGCGAGCGTCGACACGCTCAACTTCGTCCCTTCCATCACCATCGCGCTCATCGGCGTCGGCTACTTCGTCACCGAGGCGACCCTCGGCACCAGCCGGCGGCTCGAACTCGCCCTCGTCGCGGTAGTCGTCCTCGCCGTCGGCGTTCCGACCCTCGTCTACCTCGGCTGGCAGCGCCGCTACCGGCTCGAAGCGCGGATCGTCGGCGTCCTCACGCCGCTCGTCCGCCGGGTGGCGAGCCACGTCCCGCGCGTCCCCGAGCCGACGGTCGAGGGCGTCGAACGTCGGATCAACGGGTTCTTTCGGGCCATCGAGCGCGTGGCAGCCAACCCCCGCGGACTCGCGCTCGCGCTCGCGCTGTCCTCGCTCGGCTGGCTCTGTCAGATGCTCGGCCTCTGGCTCGCCTTCCGGGCCGTCGGCACGCCTATCCCCCTCTCGGTCGCGCTGTTCGTCGTCCCCATCGGCGCCATCGCGGGCGTGACGCCGCTCCCCGGCGGCGCCGGCGGCATCGAGAGCGTCCTCGTCGTCCTGTTGGTCGCCGCCCCGCTCGCGGGGGTCACCGAAGCCGTCGCGCTGGCGGCCGTCGTCGTCTTCCGGGGGATGGTCTACTGGACCCCGACGGTGCTCGGCGGGGTCGCGACCGGCGCCGTGGGCCTCCGTTCGCGGGCCTAATACGATGGGTTTAAACGCCGTCCGCCGGAAGCCTGCGCCAATGGTAACCCTCTACGACGTGCCGGCGGACGCGCTCATCGACGAGCTCGCCGACCGGCTCGCCGACCGTATCGAGGAGCCCGCGTGGGTGAACTACGCCAAGACCGGCTCGAGCAAGGAACTCCCGCCCCAGCAGGACGACTTCTGGGCCGTCCGCGCCGCGAGCCTCCTGCGGAAGGTGGCCGTCGACGGGCCCGTCGGCGTCGACCGGCTGTCGACCGCCTACGGCGACCGCAAGCAGGGCTCGACCCGCTACCGCGTCGCCGCCAAGCACACCGAGGCCGGCAGCAAGAAGATCATCCGGACCATCCTCCAGCAACTCGAGGACGAGGACCTGGTCTCGACCGCCCAGGGCGAGGGCCGCGTCGCCACGTCCGAGGGACAGAGCCTCCTCGACGAGGTGGCCGCCGACGTCCTCGATGACCTCGACCGGCCGGAACTCGAGAAGTACGCCTAACCCTCCGAAATCGTTTTCACTGTTTCGCCGGAATTCGTACCCATGAGTGGCAACCCCGACGACGAACGAATCGAGGAACTCCGCCAGCAGAAGATGCAGGAACTCAAAGAGCAGGCCCAGCAGGGCGGTGCCGACGGCGAGCGGGCCGAATCCCAGCAGGCCGCCCAGCAGGAGGCCGAAGCCCAGAAACAGGCGCTCCTGAAACAGCACCTCACCGACGGCGCGCGCCAGCGGCTCAACGCCGTCCAGATGTCGAAACCGGAGGTCGCCGACAAGGTCGAACAGCAGGTCGTCGCCCTCGCCCAGAGCGGGCGCATCCAGGACCGCATCGACGAGGACCAGATGCGGAAACTGCTGAAGGAGCTCACCCCGGACAAGAGCTTCGACATCCGCCGCCGGTAAGGCGATGGACGCCGCCGTCCTGTTCAGCGGCGGAAAGGACTCGGCGCTCGCGGCGCTCTCGCTCGACCGGTTCTACGACGTGACGCTGGTCACCGGCACCTTCGGGATCACCGACGACTGGCGGCACGCCCGCCGGGCGGCCGACCGCCTCGACTACCCCTTCCGCACCGTCGACCTGGACCCTGCCGTCGCCGACGACGCCGTCGACCGGATGCGCGCGGACGGCTACCCCCGAAACGGCATCCAGCGCGTCCACGAACACGCCCTCGAACGCGTCGCCGGCCTCGACGTGACTGCCGTCGCCGACGGCACTCGCCGCGACGACCGCGTCCCGACGGTCGATCGGTCGACGGCACGGAGCCTCGAGGACCGCCGCGGGGTCGACTACCTCGCGCCGCTCGCCGGGGTCGGCCGGGGCGCCGTCGACCGACTCGTCGATGCCCACCTGACGGTGCGGGCCGGGCCGAGCGAGGCACTGCCCCGGGCCGACTACGAGGCCGAACTCCGCGCCCACCTCGCCGACCGCGCCGGTCCCGACGCCGTCGCGTCGGTGTTCCCCGCCCACGAACAGACGGTCGTCCGCGGGCGACATCCCGCCACGGACGGCGATACGCCGAAGTGACTGGACGCGAAAGCGTGGCCATGGATCTCATCGAGGCGCTGTCGGCCGACGCGGACCTCGTCTGTGTCGTCGGCGCCGGCGGCAAGAAGACGACCCTGTACGCCCTGGCCGCCCGGCTGGAGCGGGCCGTCGTGACCGCGACGGTTCGCATCCCCATCTTCGACGACAACGTCGCGGCGGTGCGTGTCACCCGCGACCCGATCGGGACACTCCGCGACGCCGACGCGACGACTTGGCCGCTCGGACTCGTCCCCGAACGCGAGCGTGACGACCGCTACCTCGGCTACGACCGCGAGACGGTCACGGCGATCCGCGCGGCACACGACGGGACGGTCCTCGCGAAGGCCGACGGGGCGCGCACGCGGCTGCTGAAGGCACCCGACGACCGCGAACCCCAGGTGCCGGCGACCGCCGACACGGTGATCCCCGTCGCGAGCGCCCGCGTCGTCGGGAAGCCACTCACCGACGACCACGTCCACCGACCCGAGCGGGTGGCCGAACTCACGGGCCTCGCCCTCGGCGATCCGATCGGTCCCGAGGACGTGGCGACCGTCCTCGCCAGTCGAGCGGGCGGGCGGAAACGCGTCCCACCGACGGCGACGGTCGTCCCGCTCGTGAATATGGTCGACGACGACGACCTCGCGGCGACCGGTCGGAAGATCGCCGCGGCCGTCCACGACCGGGCCGACGTCCCCCGGGTCGTCCTCGCACGGATGGCCGACCCCTCGGTCGTCGACGTGATCTAATCGCGCAGGCGCCGTTCGGCGTCGGCGAAGTCCTCCCGCGTGTTGCAGTTCTCGAAGGTACGCCGGTGGCCGTGTTCCCGCACCGCCTCGGCGTCGACGACGACGAAATCCAGTTCGAACAGCGGCGCGACGATCCGCTCTTCCCCGGCGTCCAGGGCCGCCTCGCAGGCCTCGGCCATCGCCGCCGCCCGGTAGACCGCGTGGGTCGTCTCGAACCACTGCTCCGGCCTGGGGACAACGGCCTCGTGGCCCGGGGCCCGCTCGAACAGGTAGTCGACGAACTCGGGGTCGACGAAGGGCATGTCGCAGGCGACGACGAAGGCGTACTCGCCCGCGACGGCGCGAAGGCCCGTCGCCATCCCCGCCATCGGCCCCTCGTCGGGGGATTCGTCCTCCGCGAACGTGACGGGGAGGCCCACCCCGTCGAGCGCCTCACGGATCGCCGGCGTCTGTTCGGCGCGGCAGTTGATCACGACCGCG is from Haloplanus salinarum and encodes:
- a CDS encoding DNA-binding protein produces the protein MSGNPDDERIEELRQQKMQELKEQAQQGGADGERAESQQAAQQEAEAQKQALLKQHLTDGARQRLNAVQMSKPEVADKVEQQVVALAQSGRIQDRIDEDQMRKLLKELTPDKSFDIRRR
- a CDS encoding 30S ribosomal protein S19e; translation: MVTLYDVPADALIDELADRLADRIEEPAWVNYAKTGSSKELPPQQDDFWAVRAASLLRKVAVDGPVGVDRLSTAYGDRKQGSTRYRVAAKHTEAGSKKIIRTILQQLEDEDLVSTAQGEGRVATSEGQSLLDEVAADVLDDLDRPELEKYA
- the yqeC gene encoding selenium cofactor biosynthesis protein YqeC → MDLIEALSADADLVCVVGAGGKKTTLYALAARLERAVVTATVRIPIFDDNVAAVRVTRDPIGTLRDADATTWPLGLVPERERDDRYLGYDRETVTAIRAAHDGTVLAKADGARTRLLKAPDDREPQVPATADTVIPVASARVVGKPLTDDHVHRPERVAELTGLALGDPIGPEDVATVLASRAGGRKRVPPTATVVPLVNMVDDDDLAATGRKIAAAVHDRADVPRVVLARMADPSVVDVI
- a CDS encoding lysylphosphatidylglycerol synthase transmembrane domain-containing protein, whose translation is MAGGRTRATVLGFAGAIAVFAVLFWLAGVDDLLVQLAGADRRLVGLVLLATLGWLAAWGLALRVVLSVLGIQLSVPRALFVFTGAMFANNVTPFGQAGGEPITALLISRVADTEYETGLAAIASVDTLNFVPSITIALIGVGYFVTEATLGTSRRLELALVAVVVLAVGVPTLVYLGWQRRYRLEARIVGVLTPLVRRVASHVPRVPEPTVEGVERRINGFFRAIERVAANPRGLALALALSSLGWLCQMLGLWLAFRAVGTPIPLSVALFVVPIGAIAGVTPLPGGAGGIESVLVVLLVAAPLAGVTEAVALAAVVVFRGMVYWTPTVLGGVATGAVGLRSRA
- the mobA gene encoding molybdenum cofactor guanylyltransferase, with the protein product MSERTAVVLAGGRSTRFGDEDKAVADLAGTPMIRRVVDRVAPVVDAVVINCRAEQTPAIREALDGVGLPVTFAEDESPDEGPMAGMATGLRAVAGEYAFVVACDMPFVDPEFVDYLFERAPGHEAVVPRPEQWFETTHAVYRAAAMAEACEAALDAGEERIVAPLFELDFVVVDAEAVREHGHRRTFENCNTREDFADAERRLRD
- a CDS encoding DUF7411 family protein; this translates as MDAAVLFSGGKDSALAALSLDRFYDVTLVTGTFGITDDWRHARRAADRLDYPFRTVDLDPAVADDAVDRMRADGYPRNGIQRVHEHALERVAGLDVTAVADGTRRDDRVPTVDRSTARSLEDRRGVDYLAPLAGVGRGAVDRLVDAHLTVRAGPSEALPRADYEAELRAHLADRAGPDAVASVFPAHEQTVVRGRHPATDGDTPK